One genomic window of Brachionichthys hirsutus isolate HB-005 chromosome 22, CSIRO-AGI_Bhir_v1, whole genome shotgun sequence includes the following:
- the zdhhc17 gene encoding palmitoyltransferase ZDHHC17 — protein sequence MADAMEEYEKEAGCVPILHPEEIKPQSHYSHGYSENVSRKNHVDDYSTWDIVKATQYGIYERCRELVEAGFDVRQPDKENVTLMHWAAINNRIDLVKFYISKGATVDQLGGDLNSTPLHWATRQGHLSMVVQLMKYGADPSLIDGEGCSCVHLAAQFGHTSIVAYLIAKGQDVDMMDQNGMTPLMWAAYRTHSVDPTRLLLTFNVSVNLGDKYHKNTALHWAVLAGNTTVISLLLDANANVDAQNIKGETPLDLAKQRKNVWMINHLQEARQAKGYDSPSYLKRLKMDKEFRQKVMLGTPFVVIWLVGFIADLDVDSWLIKGLMYAGVWVAVQVLSKAFFDHSMHSALPLGIYLATKFWMYITWFYWFWTDLPFATVHLPFLINTLALFYNFGKSWKSDPGIIKASEEQKKKTIVELAETGSLDLSIFCSTCLIRKPIRSKHCAVCNRCIAKFDHHCPWVGNCVGSGNHRYFMGYLFFLLCMICWMIYGCISYWRIRCATSYANDGFWLYLSQIASCSPWMFWMFLNSVFHFMWVAVLIMCQLYQIAALGITTNERMNARRYKHFKVTATSIESPFNHGCVRNLVDFLEMRCCGLIRPVTVDWTTQYTIEYDQTSGSGYQLV from the exons ATGGCCGACGCTATGGAGGAATATGAGAAAGAGGCTGGCTGCGTCCCTATTCTCCATCCCGAG GAAATTAAACCCCAGAGTCATTACAGCCACGGCTACAGTGAGAATGTCAGCCGCAAAAACCACGTGGACGACTACAGCACGTGGGACATTGTAAAAGCCACACA GTACGGCATCTACGAGCGCTGCCGGGAGCTGGTGGAGGCGGGCTTTGACGTTCGACAGCCAGATAAGGAAAATGTGACGCTCATGCACTGGGCTGCCATCAACAACAGGATAGACCTGGTCAA gttCTACATATCAAAAGGAGCTACAGTGGACCAGCTGGGAGGAGACCTTAACTCCACCCCTCTGCACTGGGCCACCAG ACAAGGCCATCTATCTATGGTGGTTCAGCTTATGAAATATGGTGCCGACCCGTCTTTGATTGACGGTGAAGGATGCAGCTGCGTTCATCTGGCGGCCCAGTTCGGCCACACCTCCATCGTGGCATACCTCATCGCCAAAGGACAG GACGTGGACATGATGGATCAGAACGGCATGACTCCTCTGATGTGGGCGGCTTACAGGACACACAG TGTGGATCCCACTCGGCTGCTGCTGACCTTCAACGTGTCTGTTAACCTTGGCGACAAATACCACAAGAACACGGCGCTACACTGGGCAGTGCTCGCCGGCAACACCACTGTCATCAGCCTGCTGCTGGACGCCAACGCCAATGTTGATGCACAGAACATcaag GGCGAAACGCCGTTAGATCTCGCCAAGCAAAGGAAGAATGTTTGGATGATCAATCACCTACAGGAAGCACGGCAGGCCAAAGGCTACGACAGCCCGTCCTACCTGAAGAGACTGAAGATGGACAAG GAATTCAGGCAGAAGGTGATGCTGGGAACGCCGTTTGTGGTCATCTGGTTGGTCGGCTTCATCGCTGACCTGGACGTTGACTCCTGGCTCATCAAAGGCCTCATGTATGCTGGCGTCTGGGTTGCCGTGCAGGTCCTCTCCAA GGCTTTCTTCGACCACTCCATGCACAGCGCCCTCCCTCTTGGAATTTACCTGGCCACCAAATTCTGGATGTACATCACTTGGTTCTACTGGTTCTGGACTG ATCTGCCCTTTGCCACTGTCCACTTGCCCTTCCTGATAAACACGCTGGCTCTGTTCTACAATTTCGGCAAATCCTGGAAGTCTGACCCAGGAATCATCAAAGCTTCAGAGGAGCAGAAAAAGAAG ACAATTGTGGAGCTGGCAGAGACCGGTAGTCTGGATCTGAGCATATTCTGCAGTACCTGCTTG ataCGGAAGCCCATCAGGTCCAAACACTGCGCCGTGTGCAACCGCTGCATCGCGAAGTTTGACCACCACTGTCCCTGGGTGGGCAACTGCGTCG GGAGCGGGAATCACCGCTACTTCATGGGTTATCTGTTCTTCCTGCTCTGCATGATCTGCTGGATGATATACGGTTGCATTTCCT ACTGGAGGATCCGCTGCGCCACCAGTTATGCCAACGACGGTTTCTGGCTCTACCTGAGCCAGATCGCCTCCTGTTCTCCTTGGATGTTCTGGATGTTCCTGAACAGTGTCTTCCACTTCATGTGGGTGGCGGTGCTCATCATGTGTCAGCTCTACCAG ATCGCGGCTTTGGGAATCACCACCAACGAGAGGATGAACGCTCGCAGATACAAGCACTTTAAAGTCACGGCCACGTCCATTGAGAGCCCCTTCAA ccacGGCTGCGTCAGGAACCTCGTCGACTTCTTGGAGATGCGCTGCTGCGGCCTGATCCGGCCCGTGACGGTGGACTGGACCACGCAGTACACGATAGAATACGACCAGACGTCTGGCTCGGGCTACCAGCTGGTGTAG